Proteins from a single region of Manis javanica isolate MJ-LG chromosome 5, MJ_LKY, whole genome shotgun sequence:
- the LOC140849693 gene encoding syntaphilin-like has protein sequence MADSVLGSGDTVGIHQRGACARGPHTQQMREKSKNGQTGPGIDDLKTQLSRMQEDWIEEECHRVEAQLALKEACKEIKQLKQVMDTVKNNLIDKDKGLQKYFMDINIQNKKLETLLHSMEVAQNGTAKEDGAGESAGGSPARSLTRSSTYTKLSDPAVCGDHPPGNHPGASAEDRADSGFVATDDTLSQTDALEASSLLSLGVDCGPEEASLHGSFSLGPRFPASNTYEKLLCGMEAGVQASCMREHAIQTDSVQYQPDLDTILEKVTKAQVCGTVLESGDRHPELDPHPPGPRDSNSAVVVRVGDELEAREPIIRGPTPLRPAATPNPSLSVSVACPGEEEEEAAAAEKEPKSYWSRHYIVDLLAVVVPAVPTVAWLCRSQRRQGQPIYNISSLLRGCCTVALHSIHRISCRSLSQQGRSEAGGSTQL, from the exons ATGGCAGACTCTGTGCTAGGCTCTGGGGACACAGTGGGGATACACCAACGTGGTGCCTGTGCTCGGGGCCCTCACACGCAGCAAATGAGGGAGAAGAGCAAAAATGGTCAAA CAGGGCCAGGGATCGATGACCTGAAGACGCAGCTGTCACGCATGCAGGAGGACTGGATTGAGGAGGAGTGCCACCGCGTGGAGGCCCAGCTGGCCTTGAAAGAGGCCTGCAAGGAGATCAAGCAGCTCAAGCAGGTCATGGACACCGTCAAGAACAACCTGATTGACAAGGACAAGGGGCTGCAGAAGTACTTCATGGACATCAACATTCAGAACAAGAAGCTGGAGACGCTGCTGCACAGCATGGAGGTGGCCCAGAACGGCACAGCCAAGGAGGACGGCGCCGGGGAGTCGGCTGGCGGGTCCCCCGCCCGCTCCCTCACTCGCAGCTCCACCTACACCAAGCTGAGTGACCCAGCTGTCTGCGGTGACCAcccccctggcaaccaccctgGTGCCTCTGCTGAGGACAGGGCTGACAGTGGCTTTGTGGCCACCGACGACACACTGAGCCAGACGGATGCCCTGGAGGCCAGCAGCCTGCTGTCTTTGGGGGTGGACTGTGGCCCCGAGGAGGCTTCACTGCACGGCTCCTTCAGCCTGGGCCCCCGCTTCCCTGCCAGCAACACCTATGAGAAGCTGCTGTGTGGCATGGAGGCTGGCGTGCAGGCCAGCTGCATGCGGGAGCATGCCATCCAGACAGACTCTGTGCAGTACCAGCCTGACCTGGACACAATCCTGGAGAAAGTGACCAAGGCCCAGGTCTGCGGGACAGTCCTCGAGTCAGGGGACAGGCATCCAGAGCTGGATCCCCACCCCCCAGGGCCCAGAGACTCCAACTCAGCAGTGGTGGTGAGGGTAGGTGATGAGCTAGAGGCACGGGAGCCCATCATCCGAGGGCCGACCCCACTCCGGCCTGcggccacccccaaccccagcctgtcGGTGAGTGTGGCATGCccgggggaagaggaggaggaggcagccgcGGCCGAGAAGGAACCCAAGAGCTACTGGAGCCGCCACTACATCGTGGATCTGCTGGCCGTGGTGGTGCCGGCTGTGCCCACGGTGGCCTGGCTCTGCCGCTCGCAGCGGCGCCAGGGCCAGCCCATTTACAACATCAGCTCCCTGCTGCGGGGCTGCTGCACTGTGGCCTTGCACTCCATCCACAGGATCAGCTGCCGCTCGCTGAGCCAGCAGGGCCGGAGCGAGGCCGGCGGCAGTACCCAGCTCTGA